The window GCCCCCGGATACGCTTGTAAAATGGCGGTCACTTCGGCGGCCGGGAACGGGTAGAGTTGCTCCACCCGCGCCAGGGCGATGTCGGGCCGCGCGGCGCGGCGGCTGTCGGCGATCATATCGACGTAGACCTTGCCGCTGCACAGGATGATCCGGCGCACCGCCGCCGGATCGGCCGCGGCCTGGGCGTCGTCGATCACCGGCTGCCAGCGCCCCTCGGCCAACTCGCGCAAGGCGGAGTAGATCAGCGGGTTACGCAGCAGGCTCTTGGGCGTCATCACGATCAGCGGCAGCGGGTCGGAGGTCAACAACTCCGCCTGGCGGCGCAACAGATGGAAATATTGGGCCGCCGTCGTGGCATTGGCGACCCGGATATTGGTCTCGGCCGCCGCTTGCAGGAAGCGCTCCAGCCGGCCGGTCGAATGATCCGGCCCTTGCCCCTCGTAGCCGTGGGGCAGCAGCAGCACGAGCGACGATTTCAATTCCCACTTGGCGTTGCCGGAGGTGACGTACGCATCGATGATGGCCTGCGCGGTATTGATGAAGTCGCCGTATTGCGCTTCCCAGACCACCAGCCGCTCCGGGGCCTGGATGCTGTAGCCGTACTCGAAGCCGATGACGCCCGCTTCCGAGAGGGGGCTATTGCGCACCTCGAAGGCCGCCCGCGCCTGAGGGATTTGTTGCAGGGGGATGTGAACCGCGCCAGTGGTGTCGTCGCGCAGCAGGGCGTGGCGCTGGCTGAAGGTGCCGCGTTCCACGTCCTCGCCGGTCAGACGGACGGCCACACCGTCCGCCAGGATGGAGGCGAAGGCCAGCGTTTCGGCCGTGGCCCAGTCGATGGTCGCCGCGTCCGGGTCGGCCAGGATGTCGCGCCGCCGCTCCAGCGTGCGGGCCAGCTTCTTGTTGAGGGTGAAGCCGGGCGGATAGCGCAGCAACGCCTCGTTCAGGGCGATGAGCTTGTCGGCGGCCACGGCGGTGCGCGCCTGACGGGCCGCCCCGGCCGGCGGCGGCGGCAACTGCGGCTCCAGGGCGGCGGCCGGTTCGGGCGGCAGCGCCTGGAAGATTTCGTTCAGGGTGTCCAGTTGCTCCTTGAGCATCCTGTCCCCCTGGTCGGCGGTGATGTCACCCCGTTCCGCCAGCGCCGTGGCCCACAGGCGGCGCGTGGTGGGGTGCTTATCCACACGGCTGTACATTTGCGGCTGGGTGAAGCGCGGCTCGTCCCCTTCGTTGTGGCCGTAGCGCCGGTAGCCGACGAGATCGATGACGAAATCGGTGTGGAATTCGCGGCGGTAGGCGCAGGCCAGGCGGGCCACCTCGACGCAGGCTTCGGGGTCATCGGCATTGACGTGGACGATGGGAGCCTTAAACCCTTTCGCCAGGTCACTGGCATAGAGCGTACTGCGGCTTTCCCATTGCGAAGTGGTGAAGCCGATCTGGTTGTTGGCGATGACATGGATCGTGCCGCCGACACGGTAGCCGCGCAGCCGTTGCAGATTGAGCGTTTCGGCCACGATGCCCTGGCCGGGGAAGGCGGCGTCGCCGTGGATGGTGATGGGCAGGACGACGTGGGGATCGAAAAAAGGCCGGCCCGGCTGGTCGACGCGGCTGCCGGCGGCGCGGGCCATCCCGGCGATGACCGGATTGACGTGCTCCAGATGGCTGGGATTGGGGGCCATCGTCACCACCAGATCGACCATGTCGCCGTTGCTCATGGCGCGACTGGCTCCCGCGTGGTACTTCACGTCGCCCGTCCAGCCCAGATATTCGCGCGCGCCGTACTCTTCGCCGGCCGTGTCGCGGAACTCTTGCAGGATTTCGGCGTAGGATTTGTTGAGAATGTGGGCCAGCACGTTCAGCCGGCCGCGATGGGCCATGCCGATTAGGATGGTATAGATGCCCGCTTCGGCCGCTTCGTTCAGCATCACGTCGAGCATGGGCACCATCATGTCCAGTCCCTCGACGGAAAAGCGCGTCTTGCCGGGGAAGATGCGGTGCAGGAATTGCTCGAACGCTTCGACTTTGGTCAGCTGTTCCAGCAGGCGGCGTGGGTCGAGCGGGTCGTTGGGGGGGCGGAAGCGGCGAGTTTCGGCCGCCTCGCGCAGCCAGGCGCGTTCTTCGGGCAGGCGGATGTGGTCGTAATCGTAGCCGATGGTGGCGGAGTAGATACCGCGCAACTGGGTGATGGCGGCGTGGGCGTCGGCCGCGCCGCCAAAGGGGCCGCCGATCAGCGCCGCCGGCAGGGCGCGCAAATCGGCGTCACTGAGGCCGTGGGCCGACGGGTGCAGCGCCGGATCGCCGGGCGGGTCGGCCAGGCCCAAGGGATCGATGGCGGCGGCCAGATGACCATATTCGCGTATGGCATTGGCCAGGTTGACCGCGCCCATGATCTTGTCGGCCGAGGGGCCGGCGGGCGGGGCGGGCGAGGTGGCCGCGGGCGCGCTGGGAAGGCCATCGGCCGGCGGCGACCAGCGCTCGAAGGCGGCGCGCAGGGCCGGATCAACGCTGGTGGGGTCGGCGCGAAAGCGGTCGTAAAGTTCGAGAACGTAGCCGGCGTTGGGGCCGTGGAACTCCTGCCAAAAATCCATGGGCGGGATATTAGCAGCAGATCATCTCCTTCGCCAACGGCGTTTTAGCCTGTACTGAGTCCCACCCAGAAATGATGGGGCAACACGGTGCGCGTGCGCTGCACCTTCACCGGCCCCACGCTCATTTCCTCTTCGGCAAAGGTGGCGGTGTTGACCAGGCACAGGTCGGGGGCAGAGCCGTATTTCTGGCGGTAATAATCGACCGCACGTTGCACTTTTTCGTCCAGGGTGCGCCGGGCGTCCGCGTCGAGCCACAACATTCCTGATTTCATGGGTCACCTCTTGGGAACAAACAGTCCTTAAAATGGCAAGTTGGCCGAATCTTCATCGACAATTTCCAGCGGCGGATCGTCGTCGGGCGAGTCGAGGTCGACGACACCATCGCGCATGGTAAACGATTGCGGTTCCTTGTCGGGTTTTTTCTTACCCTTATTCACCTGCGGCCGTAAACTGAACGGTCGCGCTAACAGACGCGGCCGGTTGGCGTTGGCTATCTCCATCAACTTCAGATGGAGATCGTAATCGCCGATGTAAGCGGCCTGGAAATAGGTAATTTCCTCACCCATGACACGCAGAAAGTCGCCCTCGCCATAGAGCTGGGCGGCTTGCTCCAGCGGCAGACCGGCCAGGCGGCGGGCCACCGCCGGGTCGCTGAGGCGGCCGATGAGACGCAACGACATGGTGGCCTTCACCGTGGCGTCGAGCAGCGGCGAGTCGGGCCGGTCGGTCGCCAGGACAAGGTGGATACCTGCTGCCGCGCCGTATTGCATCAGCCGCAGGAGATCATCCCGCGCTGATCTGCCTGCATCCAACAATGTCAGAAAATGGTCGATGAACACGATGATGCGCGGGGTAGTGGCCTTGTCGCGGCGGCGGTAATTCATCTCCTCCGCCAGGAAGTGGATCACGCCGGTACAATTCTCGATACCCAATGCCGGATCGGTCATGATATGCGGCAGGTAGCCCAGGGGCAGGAGGGGCGTGGTGGTCGCATTGGCCGGTTTATATGTGTCCGCGCACGGGTCGAGCACTTGTAACTGCAATGTCGATTGCCGGTTCGTCAGGGCCAACCCGGCGGCCATGGCCCGCAGCAGCGATGTTTTGCCCGCCCCCGGTTCGCCGGCGATCAGGACGTGGCCCACCCGACCGGGCGAGAAGCGCACCAGCACCGGCGCGCCGCCCTCGGCCAGACCGATAGCCGCCGTCACCGGGGGTATCACGGGTACGGTCGCCAACAGCTTCAATAACGGCACAGCGGCCTCGTCGGGGCGAGCCACGCGCAAGCGCCAGCGGCCGTCGCCCTGGGACAGGCCCACGTCGCCGACACCCAGGGCGGTCTTGAGATCGTTTTTCAGGCGGCGCACCTGCTCCCGCCCGGCGGCGATTTGGGTTTGCAAATCGAAGTTGACCACCCGCGATTGGACTTCGCCGCCGGCGATGGTCGCCGGGATGCGATGATGGTTCAGCACCCGGTTGATCTGCTGGGTCTGCACGTCCAACTGGTGGCGCAACCTCGTTTCAGAAGTGGGTTCTGTGTCCATGAGTAGGCTCGTTACCTGCTAATACGAACGAATGTTCTAAAATTAGGCCAAAAAAAGGGCGGCCGGATTCGACCGCCCACGAATAGTCATCGATCCAATCAAGCTGTCTGGCGCAGCACCATCAGGACGCGCCCCTGAACCTGCACCTCTTCGGGATTGACGTAGATAGCATCCATCGTCGGATTGGCCGGTTGCAGGCGAACGCGGGTCCCTTCGTTGTAGAAATGCTTCAGGGTTGTCGTGTCGTTGCGCAACCAGACGGCCACCATATCGCCGTTCTTGGCCTCATATTGGGGCTTCAGGATGACGATGTCGCCGTCATTGACCATGGCGTCGATCATCGAATCGCCGCGAACGCGCAGGGCGAAGAGGCCATCGGGCTTCTCCGACAGCATGGCGCGACTGAGTTCGACCGCGTCCTCTTCGTCGTAGGTGCTGAAGGTGTCGTTGCCGGTCATCACCGGGCGGCCGGCGACGATGTCACCTACCAGCGGGATTTTGATGAAGCGGTCGACGGCATTGCGAATGACCGTGGCCGTCTGGCTAACCGCCTGGGCCAGCCCGTCGGCCTTTTCCGTCAGGCGTAAGCCGCGCGAAACGTCCGGGTCGCGGTCGAGATACCCTTTTTCCTCGAGCTTGCCGAGATTATAATTCACGACCGAGGTAGAATTGATGCCGACGGCCTTGCCGATCTCACGAATGGTGGGCGGTCGGCCGTGGTCGTCCATATAGCCCCGCGTGAATTGTAGGATATTTTGCTGCCGTTTGGAGAGAGGTTTTTCAGTCATCATGCCTTTTCCTTGATAAACCGACAGCGGAACCCAACACCATGCAGGGAAACCGCTCATTTGTTCTGAGTATAACACGAACACTTGTTCGCTGTCAAGAGGTGGGCCAATTTATTATGAGATTCGATGCCTACTCGTTTCCCTCGCGCCGGTCGGCGGTGATTGCCCGCCACGGCCTTGTTGCCACCAGCCAGCCGCTGGCCGCGCAGGCCGGGCTGGACGTGTTGCAGGCCGGCGGTAACGCCATCGACGCGGCCATCGCCACCGTGGCGACGTTGTGCGTGGTGGAGCCGTGCTCGACCGGCGTGGGCGGCGATGCCTTCGCGCTCATCTGGTCGGCGGCCGAGGGGCGGCTACTGGGCCTGAACGCCAGCGGCCCGGCCCCGGCCGGGCTGACCGCCGATCTGCTGCGGGGGCGCGGCTACGGCGAATTTCCGGCGCGCGGCGGTCTGCCGGTCACCGTGCCGGGGGCGGTGCGCGGCTGGCAACTGGCGTTGGAACGCCTGGGCACGATGGGACTGGATACGCTCCTCGCCCGGCCCATCGCCTATGCCCGCGATGGCTTTCCGGTTAGCCCCATGATCGGCCGCGCCTGGGCGCGCTCGGCCGAGCTGCTGGGGCGGCTGCCCGATTCGCGGCGGGTATGGCTGCCCGGCGGTCGCGCGCCACACCCGGCCGAACTGTTTGCCAACCCGGAGTTTGCCGCCACACTGCAAACGCTGGCCGAGCGCGGCTATGATGCCCTGTACCTGGGCGAGATCGCCGGACAGATCGCCGCCGCCGTGCGCGCCGACGGCGGGGTGATGACCGAGGATGATTTGGCCGCCTATCGCGCCGAGTGGGTGGAGCCGTTGACCATCGACTACCGCGACGGGTTTGCCTTTCACGAACTTCCGCCCAATGGGCAGGGGTTGGCGGCGCTTCTGGCGCTCAACATCGCGCGGGGGTTTGATTTGCGCGGCATGGCCTATGGCTCGGCCGACTATTACCACGTGCTGATCGAGGCCATGAAATTGGGCTTCAGTGATGCCCTGGCCTACATCGGCGATCCGCGTCAGGCCGCCGTGCCGGTGGACGCGCTCTTGAGCGCCCGTTACACCCGCGAGCGGCGGGCATTGATCGCTCGCGAGTCGGCGCTGTGGCCGCAGGCCGGGCGGCCGGAGGGCAATGATACCGTCTATCTGACCGTGGCCGACGCGGCGGGCAACATGGTCAGTTGGATCCAGAGCCTCTACATGGGCTTCGGCAGCGGCATCACCGCCGGGGGCACGGGCATCCAGTTGCAGAATCGCGGGGCGAACTTCAGCCTGGAGCCGGGCCACCCCAACGAAGTCGCGCCAGGCAAGCGGCCGTATCACACCATCATCCCCGGCTTCATCACCCGCGACGGGCGGCCGTGGGCCGGCTTTGGCGTCATGGGCGGCTTCATGCAGCCGCAGGGGCATTTGCAGGTGGGGGTCAATCTGGTGGAGTTCGGCATGGATCCGCAGACGGCGCTGGACGCGCCGCGCTTCAACTGGCTACAGGGGCGGGAGGTAGCGCTGGAGCCGGCCATCGGCGACAGTGTGCGCGACGAACTGACCCGGCGGGGACATGCCCTGCTGCCGCGCGGGGCGGCCGTCTCCTATGGCGGCGGGCAGGCCATCATCCGCGACCCCGACAGCGGCGTGCTCATCGGCGGCAGCGAGCCGCGGAATGATGGGGCGGCGGTGGGGGTGTGAAGAAAGCAGGGGAGCGGGGGAGCAGGGGTGCAGGGGTGCAGGGGAGATCACCCCTGCTCCCTTTCTCCCCTGCTCCCCTGCTCTTCATTGGCAATCCCTTTCCCCATTCGCTATAATTAGTTTGTTGCGAACGGAGAGGTCGCATAGTTTGGCCTAGTGCGCACGATTGGAAATCGTGTATCTCGCAAGGGATCGCGGGTTCGAATCCCGCCCTCTCCGCCAATTGCGGAATGAAATCTTTGGCGAGCCTGATCGGTAGGCTCGCCAATTGTTTTTGGGCTAACTTTCCAATGGACGGCCATGAAAACCGATAAACCAAAAAGCAAGCGCGGCGTTTTGATCATCTTTCGGGATGAGCGAATTGCTCCGCTGGTCGGCGTTACCGATCACAAACTTCTCGGCATCTGGGCCAAAAATTGCGCCGAGCGGGTGCTGCCCTACTTCGAGGCGCAATTTCCGGCGGATGATCGGCCGAGGCGGGCCTTGGAAGCGCTTCAGGCGTGGACCGATACCGGGAAATTCAGCATGGCCGTCATTCGCAAGGCATCATTGGACGCCCATGCCGCCGCCCGCGAGGTGGGCGAGGACAATCCGGCGCGCTCGGCGGCCCGCGCTGCCGGGCAGGCCGTCGCCACGGCTCATGGGCGCGGCCATGCCGGCGGCGCGGCCATGTATGCGTTGCAGGCGATCCATCGGGCCACGGCCGCTGAAGAGAGCGAGGACGCCATCGCCCAGGAACGGGAGTGGCAATACGCGCAATTGGTGAGATTGAGAGAGGGGGTGTAGGGGCGCGCCGGTGTGTGCGCCCTGTCCCTCAGCGAAGAGGGCAGACACGGGGGTCTGCCCCTACCGTAGCGGCGACCCGTCGGCCCCGTCGCGATCCTTGAACTCGGTGCGGAAGATGATCGGCTCCAGCGGCTTGCCGTCGAGGGCGGCGAAGAGGTAGAAGCGCAGGGCCGGATAGGTGGCCGCGGCCCACAGGGCGAACGCCTTGCGATCCCCCCGCACGCCGGCCACTTCGGCCTCGGCCAGCGCCGCGTTCACCGTTGCCTTCACCTCGGCCACGCGCCCCTCGACCTCGGCTACCCAGCCGTCGAACTCAGCGCGCAACTCCTCGGGCACAATGCGGCGCACGTCCTCGACCTTGCCGGTCTGCACAGCGTCGATGGCGGCGCGGAAGGTCAGGCCGAAGACGAGCTTGTGCAGTTCCAGATAGGCGGCCGACTTAAACTTGAAGCGCCGCCCATCCTTGAACACGGCCACGAAGCCCTCTTCGTCGGCGGTCATCCCTTCCAGGGCGCGGTGGATGCCGTCGATCGTGTCCAACTGATCGTAGAGGACGGGCATGGGCACGCCCAGGGCCGCCGCCGTCTGGCGCAACAGGTCGGGCGGAGCATATTCGCCCGTCTCGCGCCGGCGCATCGCCAGCAGGTAGAGATCGGCCCGGCCGCGATAATCGACGACAATGCGGTTTTCGGGATAGACGGCCTCGAACAGCAGCGTCCAATGCGCCGGCACGTCGGCCAGCGCCGGGAGCCGCGCCAGCCGCTCGTTGGCCCAGCGCGCCTGGTCGCTGGTGAAGGAGCCGCGTGTGGCCGCCCGCCATTGGCCCCGGTGATGGAAGCAGATGATCAGCGAGCCGTCCATCTTCTCCATCACGTAATCGATGGGCGCGTCGGCCGTTCGGCCGCCCTCGCCCCAGTTGTAAAACTTGTCGAACGGACGGGCCACGACCGCGCCGGTGGTGGCGTCGAGGATGAGGCCGCGACTCATGCGCTCGAAGGCGTTCCAGCGCGCGGCATATTGGGCTGCCGGGGTATAGGCGAACATCAGCAGGTCGCCGTCGCGGGCCACGCGCACGTCGCCCAGGGCGGCCCAGTCGCTGAACCCGGCGCGCACCAGGCGGCTCACGTCCTCAACGGTCTCGATAGTCAGGTTTTGCGAACTTTGTTCGATCATATATAGAAAATAGAACGCGGATGACGTGGAATTACGCGGATATTCGCTGATAAAATAGGAGAGTTAATCCACACAATACGCAGATTTCGCAGATACATTCAAGAATCTGCGAAATCTGCGGACCATATTATCTTATCCGCGTGCATCCGCGAAAATCCGTGTCATCCGCGTTCTATTAATTGGTTGCTAACGGCACAGCCATCGCCTCGACCACCAATTCGGCCACATCGCGCACCTGCATCGGCTCGCCCTGGTCGCGGTTGGCGTCGCTCATCATCGTGTTGCAGAACGGGCAGCCCACGGCCAGCACGGCCGCGCCGGTGGCCCGCGCCTCGCGGTAGCGGTTGGCGTTCACTGTCTCGCCGCTGACGCCGTGCTCCTCTTCCTTCCAGTATTGCGCGCCGCCCGCGCCACAGCAGAACGAATCCTTGCCGTTGCGCGGCATCTCCAGCAGGGTCATACCGGCGGCGGCCAGGGATGCCCGCGGCTCGGCCAGAACGCCGTTGTGGCGGCCGAGGTAGCACGGGTCGTGGAAGGTGGCCTGCTCCAGCGTCTTGCCGTTCAGGCGCAGCTTGCCGCGGCCGACGAGATCGGCGATGAGTTGGGTGTGGTGGAAGACGGCGTAATGGCCGCCCAGTTCGCCGTACTCCTTGCCGATGGTGGTGAAGCAGTGGGGGCAACTGGTGACGATGCGCCGCTCGTTGGCCTTGGCGGCGTTGAGCGTTTCGATGTTGGCCTCGGCCATGGCCTGATAGAGCGGCTCGT is drawn from Candidatus Promineifilum breve and contains these coding sequences:
- a CDS encoding 2-oxoglutarate dehydrogenase E1 component, producing the protein MDFWQEFHGPNAGYVLELYDRFRADPTSVDPALRAAFERWSPPADGLPSAPAATSPAPPAGPSADKIMGAVNLANAIREYGHLAAAIDPLGLADPPGDPALHPSAHGLSDADLRALPAALIGGPFGGAADAHAAITQLRGIYSATIGYDYDHIRLPEERAWLREAAETRRFRPPNDPLDPRRLLEQLTKVEAFEQFLHRIFPGKTRFSVEGLDMMVPMLDVMLNEAAEAGIYTILIGMAHRGRLNVLAHILNKSYAEILQEFRDTAGEEYGAREYLGWTGDVKYHAGASRAMSNGDMVDLVVTMAPNPSHLEHVNPVIAGMARAAGSRVDQPGRPFFDPHVVLPITIHGDAAFPGQGIVAETLNLQRLRGYRVGGTIHVIANNQIGFTTSQWESRSTLYASDLAKGFKAPIVHVNADDPEACVEVARLACAYRREFHTDFVIDLVGYRRYGHNEGDEPRFTQPQMYSRVDKHPTTRRLWATALAERGDITADQGDRMLKEQLDTLNEIFQALPPEPAAALEPQLPPPPAGAARQARTAVAADKLIALNEALLRYPPGFTLNKKLARTLERRRDILADPDAATIDWATAETLAFASILADGVAVRLTGEDVERGTFSQRHALLRDDTTGAVHIPLQQIPQARAAFEVRNSPLSEAGVIGFEYGYSIQAPERLVVWEAQYGDFINTAQAIIDAYVTSGNAKWELKSSLVLLLPHGYEGQGPDHSTGRLERFLQAAAETNIRVANATTAAQYFHLLRRQAELLTSDPLPLIVMTPKSLLRNPLIYSALRELAEGRWQPVIDDAQAAADPAAVRRIILCSGKVYVDMIADSRRAARPDIALARVEQLYPFPAAEVTAILQAYPGATEVVWLQEEPANAGAWDFIHPRLQRLLDDAVPLRLIARPRRAAPAEGSMGMHSLHQKTLLDRAYELADEVSE
- a CDS encoding FtsK/SpoIIIE domain-containing protein translates to MDTEPTSETRLRHQLDVQTQQINRVLNHHRIPATIAGGEVQSRVVNFDLQTQIAAGREQVRRLKNDLKTALGVGDVGLSQGDGRWRLRVARPDEAAVPLLKLLATVPVIPPVTAAIGLAEGGAPVLVRFSPGRVGHVLIAGEPGAGKTSLLRAMAAGLALTNRQSTLQLQVLDPCADTYKPANATTTPLLPLGYLPHIMTDPALGIENCTGVIHFLAEEMNYRRRDKATTPRIIVFIDHFLTLLDAGRSARDDLLRLMQYGAAAGIHLVLATDRPDSPLLDATVKATMSLRLIGRLSDPAVARRLAGLPLEQAAQLYGEGDFLRVMGEEITYFQAAYIGDYDLHLKLMEIANANRPRLLARPFSLRPQVNKGKKKPDKEPQSFTMRDGVVDLDSPDDDPPLEIVDEDSANLPF
- the lexA gene encoding transcriptional repressor LexA, which gives rise to MMTEKPLSKRQQNILQFTRGYMDDHGRPPTIREIGKAVGINSTSVVNYNLGKLEEKGYLDRDPDVSRGLRLTEKADGLAQAVSQTATVIRNAVDRFIKIPLVGDIVAGRPVMTGNDTFSTYDEEDAVELSRAMLSEKPDGLFALRVRGDSMIDAMVNDGDIVILKPQYEAKNGDMVAVWLRNDTTTLKHFYNEGTRVRLQPANPTMDAIYVNPEEVQVQGRVLMVLRQTA
- the ggt gene encoding gamma-glutamyltransferase, with translation MRFDAYSFPSRRSAVIARHGLVATSQPLAAQAGLDVLQAGGNAIDAAIATVATLCVVEPCSTGVGGDAFALIWSAAEGRLLGLNASGPAPAGLTADLLRGRGYGEFPARGGLPVTVPGAVRGWQLALERLGTMGLDTLLARPIAYARDGFPVSPMIGRAWARSAELLGRLPDSRRVWLPGGRAPHPAELFANPEFAATLQTLAERGYDALYLGEIAGQIAAAVRADGGVMTEDDLAAYRAEWVEPLTIDYRDGFAFHELPPNGQGLAALLALNIARGFDLRGMAYGSADYYHVLIEAMKLGFSDALAYIGDPRQAAVPVDALLSARYTRERRALIARESALWPQAGRPEGNDTVYLTVADAAGNMVSWIQSLYMGFGSGITAGGTGIQLQNRGANFSLEPGHPNEVAPGKRPYHTIIPGFITRDGRPWAGFGVMGGFMQPQGHLQVGVNLVEFGMDPQTALDAPRFNWLQGREVALEPAIGDSVRDELTRRGHALLPRGAAVSYGGGQAIIRDPDSGVLIGGSEPRNDGAAVGV
- a CDS encoding putative immunity protein, with the translated sequence MKTDKPKSKRGVLIIFRDERIAPLVGVTDHKLLGIWAKNCAERVLPYFEAQFPADDRPRRALEALQAWTDTGKFSMAVIRKASLDAHAAAREVGEDNPARSAARAAGQAVATAHGRGHAGGAAMYALQAIHRATAAEESEDAIAQEREWQYAQLVRLREGV
- a CDS encoding RNA ligase — translated: MIEQSSQNLTIETVEDVSRLVRAGFSDWAALGDVRVARDGDLLMFAYTPAAQYAARWNAFERMSRGLILDATTGAVVARPFDKFYNWGEGGRTADAPIDYVMEKMDGSLIICFHHRGQWRAATRGSFTSDQARWANERLARLPALADVPAHWTLLFEAVYPENRIVVDYRGRADLYLLAMRRRETGEYAPPDLLRQTAAALGVPMPVLYDQLDTIDGIHRALEGMTADEEGFVAVFKDGRRFKFKSAAYLELHKLVFGLTFRAAIDAVQTGKVEDVRRIVPEELRAEFDGWVAEVEGRVAEVKATVNAALAEAEVAGVRGDRKAFALWAAATYPALRFYLFAALDGKPLEPIIFRTEFKDRDGADGSPLR